One window of Dysgonomonas mossii genomic DNA carries:
- a CDS encoding glycoside hydrolase family 2 protein — MRKYFILTVLIALSISMYATERIKYPYPFNPMQGLVNDVEKPYRQELCLNGKWDFMPIYGAKASDFKKPVTFKKENVAIKIPSPWNVNHFTDGQGGDFTAYPSYPKEWEKAEIGWMRKDVSVPSDWSGKQVILHFEAVMGKTEVYVNGQKVAENFELFLPFEADITSFIKPGQENEILVGVAKGSLFDNHGKYGRRTYVGGSMWGIEMAGIWQDVYMFAYNQVYVEDLFIQPDVQNKKLRIELDIKNASSQKRTLNLDAEVKKWYNLAGRTINESPEQKGEVAAQASLTFPTEKKIVLQPNSTTKVIIEKIVNGELEYWTPETPNLYGLVVNVTENNKTIDKKYNRFGWRQFTISGDRLLLNGKQISLRGDSWHFMGVPQMTRRYPWAWFSMLKDVNANAVRLHAQPFPRFYLDVADEMGICILDETGIWSSDGGPKIDSDDYWESCVEHIRRLIKRDKNYASVFGWSVCNETVPVAVHVFKAPEELIQKQLDEINRWVKVTAELDPTRPWISGDGETDRPTDLPTVIGHYGGMGGMRKWASEGKPWGIGEQSMAYYGTPKQSSEYNGNRSYESMLGRMEGVAIESYELIKTQRDLNASYSSIFNLAWYGLQPLELGMKDTTRPPVADDGIFFYFQEGGYGMQPERLGPYTTTLNPGYDMSLPLYREWPLLDAVRKANATPMLPYSGKIEDKKEIEKVVPAVYAIVLYASVDSKLKENLENLGLKILTDSKITNKTLVIIDGNNPPTNTKEQQLKIQKAIEAGAKILLMGVNPQSRDFINAILPYSVSLEDRKATSFLKEGTPVLLQGLNHADFYFSELMPRGKTAMHYGMSGDFVMKSDVLLRACNTDWQRWNYQAETSKTGNVFRSERESKGADVVIASLKQGNAEIILSTLDLSEIALETQSLLTKMLLNLGAAISNDNIKSMQALDTKAQLQKSLVVSLSKDAHSVEDLLSTDFLKGEADIIPQLNTISDNQSWAVAIAENGLFSLAKPERDRTAVAYMSFWIYSPRSLSNLLAEPDMPSLDMFLDFEGGFAVYLNKNKVFSKESVGQAETKVPNIMLDKGWNHMVIKLVNPRNNSQIKTNIRFNSADKNFMKQILSSVVR, encoded by the coding sequence ATGAGAAAGTATTTTATACTAACTGTTCTGATTGCCCTTTCCATTAGTATGTATGCTACGGAAAGAATAAAATATCCTTACCCGTTCAACCCTATGCAGGGGTTGGTAAATGATGTGGAAAAGCCATACAGACAAGAATTGTGCCTGAACGGTAAATGGGACTTTATGCCAATATACGGAGCGAAAGCGTCAGATTTTAAGAAGCCTGTGACTTTCAAAAAAGAAAACGTTGCTATAAAGATACCGTCACCATGGAATGTAAATCATTTTACAGACGGACAGGGGGGAGATTTTACCGCTTATCCAAGTTATCCCAAAGAGTGGGAAAAAGCCGAGATAGGATGGATGCGGAAAGATGTGTCTGTACCCTCAGATTGGAGTGGTAAACAGGTTATTCTCCATTTTGAAGCTGTGATGGGAAAAACCGAGGTGTATGTAAATGGTCAGAAAGTGGCTGAAAACTTTGAATTATTCCTACCCTTCGAGGCGGATATAACATCTTTCATAAAGCCCGGACAAGAAAATGAAATACTTGTCGGTGTAGCCAAAGGCAGCTTGTTTGATAATCATGGAAAATATGGGCGTAGAACCTACGTAGGAGGGTCTATGTGGGGTATCGAAATGGCAGGGATATGGCAAGACGTATATATGTTTGCCTATAATCAGGTGTATGTAGAAGACTTGTTTATTCAGCCCGATGTACAGAATAAAAAATTAAGAATAGAACTCGATATTAAAAATGCATCCTCGCAGAAGCGAACTCTAAACTTGGATGCTGAGGTAAAAAAATGGTACAATCTGGCTGGACGTACAATTAATGAAAGTCCCGAACAGAAAGGAGAGGTCGCTGCTCAGGCTTCATTGACTTTTCCTACAGAAAAAAAGATTGTATTACAACCCAATTCAACCACAAAAGTTATAATTGAAAAAATTGTAAACGGAGAACTCGAATATTGGACGCCCGAAACACCAAATCTTTACGGCTTGGTCGTAAATGTGACCGAAAACAATAAAACAATAGATAAGAAGTATAACCGTTTTGGTTGGCGTCAGTTTACAATTTCAGGAGATAGGTTGTTGCTGAATGGCAAACAGATATCTTTGAGAGGCGACTCATGGCACTTTATGGGAGTGCCTCAGATGACGCGCCGCTACCCTTGGGCATGGTTTAGTATGCTTAAAGATGTGAATGCAAATGCAGTTCGTTTACATGCTCAGCCTTTCCCTCGTTTTTATCTGGATGTTGCCGACGAAATGGGTATCTGCATACTGGATGAAACGGGTATCTGGTCGAGCGACGGAGGACCGAAGATCGATAGCGACGATTATTGGGAGAGTTGTGTAGAACATATTCGCCGTCTTATAAAAAGAGATAAGAACTATGCATCGGTATTCGGCTGGAGTGTTTGCAACGAAACAGTTCCTGTAGCGGTACACGTATTTAAAGCACCGGAAGAGCTCATTCAAAAACAACTAGATGAAATAAACCGATGGGTAAAGGTGACAGCCGAACTAGACCCTACTCGACCTTGGATATCGGGCGATGGAGAAACCGACCGACCAACCGATCTGCCTACTGTTATCGGTCATTACGGTGGTATGGGCGGTATGCGAAAATGGGCATCGGAAGGAAAACCGTGGGGGATAGGAGAGCAGAGTATGGCATATTACGGAACTCCTAAACAATCGTCAGAGTATAACGGTAATAGATCTTACGAGAGTATGCTCGGTAGGATGGAGGGTGTAGCAATAGAAAGCTATGAACTTATAAAAACTCAACGTGACCTGAATGCTTCGTATAGCAGTATATTCAATCTGGCATGGTATGGATTGCAACCTCTTGAGCTGGGAATGAAAGATACAACACGTCCTCCTGTTGCAGATGATGGTATCTTCTTCTACTTCCAAGAAGGCGGATATGGAATGCAGCCGGAGCGCTTAGGCCCATATACTACTACTCTCAATCCGGGATATGATATGTCGTTGCCGCTTTATAGAGAATGGCCTTTGCTAGATGCTGTGCGCAAGGCTAATGCAACGCCGATGCTGCCGTATAGCGGAAAGATAGAAGATAAAAAAGAAATAGAAAAAGTAGTCCCAGCTGTCTATGCTATTGTATTATATGCTTCGGTGGATTCGAAACTAAAGGAAAATCTTGAAAATTTAGGATTGAAAATCCTCACTGATTCAAAGATCACAAATAAAACTTTGGTAATAATAGACGGAAATAATCCTCCGACAAACACCAAAGAACAACAGTTAAAAATACAGAAGGCGATTGAAGCCGGAGCAAAAATTCTCCTAATGGGCGTAAATCCACAATCAAGAGATTTCATCAATGCTATCCTTCCTTATTCTGTATCGTTGGAAGACAGAAAAGCCACTTCATTTCTGAAAGAGGGAACACCTGTTTTGTTGCAAGGATTAAATCATGCTGATTTTTATTTCTCAGAGCTTATGCCACGAGGCAAAACGGCAATGCATTATGGTATGTCAGGAGATTTTGTAATGAAATCGGATGTATTATTGAGAGCATGCAATACCGATTGGCAACGTTGGAATTATCAGGCTGAGACATCGAAGACCGGAAATGTCTTCCGTAGCGAGCGAGAATCTAAAGGAGCAGATGTGGTAATAGCCTCTCTCAAACAAGGGAACGCTGAAATAATTCTTTCTACACTCGACCTCTCAGAAATAGCCTTGGAGACCCAGTCTTTGCTTACCAAAATGCTGTTGAATCTGGGAGCTGCTATTTCCAATGATAATATAAAAAGCATGCAGGCATTAGATACTAAGGCGCAGTTACAAAAGTCACTAGTTGTATCCTTAAGTAAAGATGCTCATTCGGTAGAAGATTTATTGTCAACCGATTTTCTGAAGGGTGAGGCGGATATTATTCCTCAACTGAATACAATATCTGACAATCAATCGTGGGCAGTAGCAATTGCCGAGAATGGATTGTTTTCATTGGCAAAGCCCGAAAGAGACAGAACGGCTGTGGCTTATATGAGTTTTTGGATATATAGCCCACGCTCATTGAGTAATCTGCTGGCTGAGCCTGATATGCCGAGTTTGGATATGTTTTTAGACTTTGAAGGTGGATTTGCGGTTTACTTGAACAAGAATAAAGTATTTTCAAAAGAAAGTGTTGGGCAGGCAGAGACTAAGGTTCCTAATATAATGCTGGATAAAGGATGGAATCATATGGTTATAAAATTGGTGAATCCGAGGAATAATTCCCAGATAAAAACGAACATCCGTTTCAACTCGGCAGATAAAAACTTTATGAAGCAGATATTATCGTCTGTAGTAAGATAA
- a CDS encoding glycoside hydrolase family 71/99-like protein yields MKIKSILLSFFILTCIVSCGQKQNSTSKENDKNYKYDSYNGLVMAGYQGWFNTPDDGANRGWYHYKGRKGFCPGSSSVDYWPDVSEYEKTYKTEFVFPDGSPAYTFSSYDESTVDTHFRWMKEYGLDGVFMQRFVNEIKNPSGKNHFNKVLISAMKAAQKYQRAICVMYDLSGMRSGDEKVLLDDFDELVKAYDIKDQKKNPSYLHHNGKPLVVIWGVGFNDNRAYGLSDIEIMVDKLKESGFSIMLGVPTYWRTLTSDTMEDPKLHELIRKSDIIMPWFVGRYNEASYSPFAKLISEDIAWCKENKVDYVPLAFPGFSWKNLKGDNTSQIPCNRGSFLWKQMSESIKAGAKSLYIAMFDEIDEGTAIFKCATQVPVGISGSTFVPIEEGLQSDHYLWLVGEAGKMLRKERDLTTSLPQRK; encoded by the coding sequence ATGAAAATAAAATCGATATTACTATCCTTTTTCATATTGACTTGTATAGTCTCTTGTGGACAGAAACAAAATAGCACTTCGAAAGAGAATGATAAGAATTATAAGTACGATTCGTATAATGGTTTGGTAATGGCTGGTTATCAGGGGTGGTTCAATACCCCGGATGATGGTGCTAACAGGGGTTGGTATCATTACAAAGGGAGAAAAGGATTCTGTCCCGGATCGAGCTCAGTAGACTATTGGCCTGATGTATCGGAATATGAGAAGACATATAAGACAGAGTTTGTTTTTCCCGATGGAAGCCCTGCATATACCTTTAGTTCGTATGACGAGTCTACTGTTGATACCCATTTTCGATGGATGAAAGAATATGGACTCGATGGTGTATTTATGCAACGGTTTGTGAATGAAATAAAGAATCCGAGCGGCAAGAATCATTTCAACAAAGTGCTGATCTCGGCAATGAAGGCAGCGCAGAAATATCAACGGGCTATATGTGTGATGTACGACCTGAGTGGCATGCGCTCAGGTGATGAAAAAGTTTTGCTGGACGATTTTGACGAGTTGGTAAAAGCTTATGACATCAAAGACCAAAAGAAAAATCCGTCTTATCTCCATCACAATGGAAAACCATTGGTGGTGATATGGGGTGTAGGATTTAATGATAATAGAGCATACGGATTATCTGATATAGAAATCATGGTGGATAAACTTAAAGAAAGCGGATTTAGTATAATGCTTGGAGTCCCTACATACTGGCGTACTCTTACCTCAGATACGATGGAAGATCCGAAGCTCCATGAGTTGATAAGAAAAAGTGATATAATTATGCCTTGGTTTGTAGGTCGTTACAATGAGGCTTCATATTCTCCTTTTGCCAAGCTTATATCTGAAGACATAGCCTGGTGTAAAGAAAATAAAGTAGATTATGTTCCTTTGGCCTTCCCCGGCTTTTCGTGGAAAAATCTGAAAGGTGATAATACCTCGCAGATACCTTGTAATAGAGGTTCATTCTTGTGGAAACAAATGAGTGAGTCGATAAAAGCAGGTGCAAAGTCTCTTTATATAGCAATGTTTGATGAAATTGATGAGGGAACAGCCATCTTCAAATGTGCAACACAAGTTCCTGTGGGTATATCGGGAAGCACTTTTGTTCCTATCGAAGAAGGATTGCAGAGTGATCATTATTTATGGTTGGTAGGGGAAGCAGGTAAAATGCTTCGCAAAGAAAGAGATTTGACAACCTCTCTGCCTCAAAGAAAATAA
- a CDS encoding glycoside hydrolase family 2 TIM barrel-domain containing protein — protein sequence MKLNLILAFLLVAVMATSQTRDWENPEVFAINKEKPRASFLPYPDAKLAAQDDYSASPYFMSLDGTWKFHWVAKPSEAPADFYKENYDVSKWTDMPVPGNWEFNGFGIPIYTNVIYPFPTNPPYVNENDNPVGSYKHQFDLPQTWDGRKVFIHFEGGTTAMYLWINGQKVGYTENAKSPAEFDITPYVRKGRNTLACQVYKYSDGSYIEDQDMWRLGGINRSVYLYSTAETRISDFFAHPDLDANYKNGVFSLDVELKNYATQNKNQTVEVTLLDGAGKSVFSKSQKVTVPSNGLKETTFSGTVSNPLKWTAETPNLYTLLISLKDEKNKIVEVTSSKIGFRKIEIKNAQVLINGKKVYFKGVNLHEYNYKTGQVVNREVMMRNIQLMKELNINAVRTSHYPQPTLWYKLCDQYGIYLVDEANQESHGLGYGPSNVSNLPEWNATHMDRIKNVVERDKNHASVIFWSLGNESGNGKAFFDTYDWAKARDKSRPVQYEQAHQRDRNTDIFCPMYPSWESMKRDAARDLEKPYIMCEYAHAMGNSMGNMQEYWDVMRSSKNMQGGFIWEWYNHGFPAKDDQGRFFWAYGGDLGGYNLVNDGNFCMDGMISPDQNYLPHTHIVKKVYQNILFKAKDLNNGIITVINDYKFTDLTNDNYSYEWVLLKNGNVESKGTFDVSVPADSQKDVKLNIPQIKAEPGVEYFLQVYAYNKKETPFLKAGFEVAKEEFAYDTNNYFTEKGKSGSLNISKEQDQIIVTSGTLKYQFATKDTRRGLTRFESDGRPVMRELPRFNFWRGPTDNDFGANDQINLRLWEVAGDNTRYSYLGSEEKDGNIAIKYECKLSAIEAKVDLTYTVNKDGSLNIKADYKALSDNLPDMMRFGMIMTLPREYNDFAWYGRGPHENYIDRKHDSFMGVWKGKVEDQAFSYYRPQETGNKTDVRWLTLTNGQNKGVRVEGGQPLSVSATNYKPEDLDPGRTKKQQHWSDVLPRNEVVLCVDLFQRGVAGLDSWGARPLSKYSFTDKEYSYNFTISLEK from the coding sequence ATGAAATTAAACTTGATCTTAGCATTCCTTTTGGTTGCTGTTATGGCAACATCTCAAACAAGAGATTGGGAGAATCCCGAAGTTTTTGCTATCAATAAAGAAAAACCCAGAGCCTCGTTCTTGCCCTATCCCGATGCAAAGCTTGCAGCTCAAGATGACTATTCGGCATCACCTTACTTTATGTCGTTAGATGGTACCTGGAAGTTTCATTGGGTGGCTAAGCCATCCGAAGCTCCTGCTGATTTTTATAAAGAAAACTATGATGTAAGCAAATGGACAGATATGCCTGTACCGGGAAATTGGGAGTTTAACGGATTTGGTATTCCCATCTACACCAATGTAATTTACCCATTCCCAACAAATCCGCCTTATGTAAACGAGAACGATAATCCCGTAGGTTCGTATAAGCATCAATTTGATCTTCCTCAGACATGGGACGGACGCAAAGTTTTCATTCACTTTGAAGGTGGAACTACCGCTATGTATCTGTGGATAAATGGCCAGAAGGTAGGGTATACCGAGAATGCGAAGAGCCCGGCTGAATTTGATATTACTCCTTATGTGCGAAAAGGAAGAAATACTTTGGCTTGTCAGGTTTATAAATATAGTGATGGGTCGTACATTGAAGATCAGGATATGTGGCGATTGGGAGGTATCAACCGCAGTGTTTATCTCTATAGCACAGCAGAGACACGTATATCAGACTTTTTTGCACATCCTGACTTGGATGCTAATTACAAGAATGGGGTGTTTAGTCTTGATGTGGAATTGAAAAATTATGCTACCCAGAATAAAAACCAAACAGTAGAAGTTACTTTGCTCGATGGTGCAGGAAAAAGCGTATTTAGTAAATCTCAAAAAGTAACGGTTCCTTCTAATGGTTTGAAAGAAACAACTTTTAGCGGTACAGTGTCTAATCCGTTAAAATGGACAGCCGAAACGCCTAACTTATATACTTTGCTGATCTCTCTTAAAGATGAGAAAAACAAGATTGTAGAGGTTACATCTAGCAAAATAGGTTTCCGTAAAATAGAAATCAAAAATGCCCAAGTCCTTATTAATGGCAAAAAGGTGTACTTTAAAGGAGTCAATCTGCACGAATATAATTATAAGACAGGGCAGGTTGTAAACCGCGAGGTGATGATGCGCAATATACAGTTGATGAAAGAATTGAATATTAATGCCGTGCGTACATCTCACTATCCTCAGCCTACATTGTGGTATAAGCTGTGCGACCAATACGGAATCTATCTGGTAGATGAGGCAAATCAAGAGTCGCATGGATTGGGATATGGTCCGAGCAATGTATCTAACCTTCCTGAATGGAATGCCACTCATATGGACAGAATAAAGAACGTGGTGGAAAGAGATAAAAATCATGCGTCGGTTATTTTCTGGTCGTTAGGGAATGAGTCCGGCAATGGCAAAGCATTTTTCGATACTTATGATTGGGCAAAAGCAAGAGATAAGAGCCGCCCTGTGCAATACGAACAAGCACATCAAAGAGACAGGAATACTGATATATTCTGCCCGATGTATCCATCATGGGAATCTATGAAGCGTGATGCTGCCAGAGATTTGGAGAAACCTTATATTATGTGTGAATATGCACATGCGATGGGAAATAGTATGGGTAATATGCAAGAATACTGGGACGTTATGCGTAGCAGTAAGAATATGCAAGGAGGTTTTATTTGGGAATGGTACAATCATGGTTTCCCTGCAAAAGATGATCAGGGCAGATTCTTCTGGGCGTATGGTGGCGACCTGGGCGGATATAACCTTGTTAATGATGGAAATTTCTGTATGGATGGTATGATTAGCCCCGATCAGAATTATTTGCCACATACTCACATTGTAAAAAAAGTGTATCAAAATATACTATTCAAAGCGAAAGATCTGAATAATGGTATCATAACAGTGATAAATGATTATAAATTCACTGATCTTACAAATGATAACTACTCTTACGAATGGGTGTTGTTGAAGAATGGCAACGTGGAATCGAAAGGAACATTTGACGTATCCGTCCCTGCCGACTCTCAGAAAGATGTGAAACTAAATATACCGCAAATAAAGGCTGAGCCGGGAGTGGAGTATTTCTTACAGGTTTACGCTTACAATAAGAAAGAAACACCTTTCCTAAAGGCCGGATTTGAAGTAGCAAAAGAAGAATTTGCATACGATACAAACAACTATTTTACTGAAAAAGGAAAGTCAGGCTCATTAAATATTTCTAAAGAGCAGGATCAGATAATCGTAACATCAGGCACTCTGAAATATCAGTTTGCGACAAAAGACACACGTCGTGGACTTACCCGGTTTGAGAGTGACGGAAGACCTGTAATGCGCGAATTGCCTCGTTTCAACTTCTGGAGGGGGCCTACCGATAATGACTTTGGTGCAAACGATCAGATTAATCTTCGCTTGTGGGAAGTGGCAGGAGATAATACCCGTTACAGCTATTTGGGCAGTGAAGAGAAAGACGGAAATATTGCTATAAAATATGAATGTAAACTGTCTGCCATAGAAGCAAAAGTAGATCTGACGTATACCGTGAATAAGGATGGAAGCCTGAATATAAAGGCTGATTATAAGGCATTGTCAGATAATTTGCCGGATATGATGCGATTTGGAATGATAATGACTTTGCCTAGAGAATACAATGACTTTGCATGGTATGGACGTGGTCCTCATGAAAATTATATAGATCGCAAACATGATTCATTCATGGGTGTTTGGAAAGGGAAGGTAGAAGATCAGGCATTTAGTTATTACCGTCCACAAGAAACAGGAAATAAGACTGATGTGCGTTGGTTGACTCTCACAAATGGCCAGAATAAAGGTGTTCGTGTTGAAGGAGGGCAACCTTTGTCTGTAAGTGCAACTAATTATAAGCCGGAAGATCTGGATCCGGGTAGAACCAAAAAGCAACAGCACTGGTCGGATGTATTGCCTCGAAATGAAGTTGTACTTTGTGTAGATTTGTTTCAACGCGGGGTAGCCGGCTTAGATTCGTGGGGTGCAAGACCTTTAAGCAAGTATAGTTTTACTGATAAAGAATATAGTTACAACTTTACGATAAGCCTTGAGAAGTAA
- a CDS encoding triple tyrosine motif-containing protein translates to MKKSYASYLLCILLLCLYSSFAKANNPYIVNFDRNTYGAANKNWSIDQDERGCTYFGNDIGLLQFNGVEWKLFQMANRSVVRSVAVLDHQTIFTGGYEEFGLWKRDISGQLKYTSLKSLVDQKSMQENDFWKIWFNDNKVYFQSFNSIFIYDYKTVKQIKINKNILFLLKVRGQFWVQEMQGELFRLIDDKLTKINDGAFFTGKDVRTILPYKKDQYLICTATNGLYIYDGVKSSPWNTPISSALKLNELNCGLLTSRGTYFFGSILNGIYEVDENGNILNHFSTATELNNNTVLSLREDKNGNFWAGLDRGIAYIQYLDNMSYYTDPNGNIGAVYDAFYWKNKLYIGTNQGLFYMPEGKLQSVNSLENLRLVNGTQGQVWSLRVIDNKLICCHNRGAMIIEDDKSYPYLPFIMSGIYDIKEYTVNKAEILAVSTYNHLKIVHKGTNKVYDIDESRGPVFKSELDHLGNIWVQHPYKGTYRYLFNDDVMGVKSWSYYGDNTQENLPHKLSMFKVGGRIILFGDNNFLTYDEIDNTIKPNEKLNNCFKSINKIKKIIHIKDNSFWAITDKSLFKFSYDGSEAKIEERYNIGVHKLSLVEGYENISILNDSINFICLDNGFLLYNDKIPAKKYKSVQDRPYLETLEIKSTKGKFDFRDPATLSEVPYEYNSVTFSFISDQVLSRNLLFQYKLVGIDNEWSKPQKIDKVTYDRLSAGKYTFMLRTTDNIGYTSEITTSQFVVLSPWYLSLWAYLIYILLIMFVAYIVWVIILKRYKNKHLQKIRQREAERLQTINQELQSEIEKKDAEIFDQTSFTIQKNEIILSIKEVIDEFCLSSDNKTLKLLYQKVLPILNNNLEDDNDWKILLIKFEQKHTNFFKKLKILYPELTPNDLKLCACLKLNLETKDIASLMNLSTRSVENNRYRLRKKLNLRSTQNLNDFILNLD, encoded by the coding sequence ATGAAAAAGAGTTATGCTAGTTATTTATTATGTATCCTATTGCTTTGTTTATATTCCTCTTTTGCAAAAGCAAATAATCCATATATTGTAAACTTTGATAGAAACACATACGGTGCAGCAAACAAAAACTGGTCTATAGATCAGGATGAAAGAGGGTGTACTTATTTTGGAAATGATATCGGGTTGCTGCAATTTAATGGCGTAGAGTGGAAGCTTTTTCAGATGGCCAACAGGTCTGTGGTAAGGAGTGTGGCAGTACTCGATCATCAAACGATATTTACCGGTGGTTATGAAGAATTTGGCCTTTGGAAAAGAGATATTTCCGGGCAATTGAAATATACATCATTAAAATCTTTGGTTGATCAGAAATCGATGCAGGAAAATGATTTCTGGAAGATATGGTTTAATGATAATAAGGTGTACTTTCAATCTTTTAATTCCATTTTCATATACGATTATAAAACTGTTAAGCAAATAAAGATAAATAAGAATATTCTTTTTTTGCTGAAAGTCCGTGGACAATTTTGGGTACAAGAAATGCAAGGCGAATTGTTCCGATTGATAGACGATAAGCTTACAAAAATAAATGATGGAGCGTTTTTCACAGGGAAAGATGTCAGAACGATTTTACCTTACAAAAAAGATCAATATTTGATCTGTACTGCAACTAACGGTCTTTATATCTATGATGGGGTGAAAAGCTCCCCTTGGAATACTCCCATTTCATCAGCTTTGAAGCTAAATGAACTTAATTGTGGATTACTCACTTCACGAGGAACATATTTTTTTGGTTCTATCCTTAACGGTATATATGAGGTTGACGAAAACGGCAATATATTAAATCATTTTTCTACAGCCACAGAGCTTAACAACAATACGGTATTATCGTTGCGCGAAGACAAAAACGGAAATTTTTGGGCCGGATTAGATAGGGGGATAGCATATATACAGTATCTAGACAATATGAGTTATTATACTGATCCGAATGGAAATATAGGGGCTGTATATGATGCTTTTTATTGGAAAAATAAACTCTATATAGGAACTAATCAGGGGCTGTTTTATATGCCTGAGGGTAAACTGCAATCAGTAAACTCTCTAGAAAACCTTAGATTGGTAAACGGAACGCAAGGACAAGTATGGAGTTTGCGTGTTATAGACAATAAGCTGATATGTTGCCACAATCGTGGTGCGATGATTATCGAGGATGATAAGTCATATCCTTATTTACCTTTTATAATGTCTGGCATCTATGATATAAAAGAATATACGGTAAATAAAGCTGAAATATTAGCTGTATCAACTTACAATCACTTGAAGATAGTTCATAAAGGAACAAATAAGGTCTATGATATAGACGAGAGCCGAGGACCTGTCTTCAAGAGTGAACTCGATCATCTGGGAAATATATGGGTTCAGCATCCATACAAAGGGACTTACAGATACCTATTCAATGACGATGTGATGGGCGTAAAGAGTTGGAGTTATTATGGAGATAATACGCAAGAAAATTTGCCTCATAAACTATCGATGTTTAAAGTGGGAGGGCGTATAATCTTGTTCGGCGATAATAATTTTCTGACGTATGACGAAATAGATAATACGATCAAGCCAAACGAGAAGCTGAATAACTGCTTTAAGTCTATTAATAAAATAAAGAAGATTATTCATATCAAGGATAATTCTTTCTGGGCTATAACGGATAAAAGCCTTTTCAAATTCAGTTATGATGGGAGTGAAGCCAAAATTGAAGAAAGATATAATATCGGGGTTCATAAACTATCGTTAGTAGAAGGATACGAGAATATTTCTATCTTGAATGATTCAATAAACTTCATTTGTTTAGATAATGGCTTCCTACTCTATAATGACAAAATTCCTGCAAAGAAATATAAGTCGGTTCAGGACAGGCCATATCTGGAAACCTTAGAGATAAAATCAACGAAAGGGAAGTTCGATTTTAGAGATCCGGCAACATTGTCTGAGGTTCCTTACGAATATAATTCGGTTACTTTTAGTTTTATATCCGATCAGGTATTAAGCCGAAATCTTTTATTCCAGTACAAGCTGGTAGGAATAGATAATGAATGGTCGAAACCTCAGAAGATAGATAAAGTAACCTATGACCGTTTATCTGCCGGAAAATATACGTTCATGCTTCGTACTACAGACAATATTGGCTACACATCCGAGATTACTACGTCTCAGTTTGTTGTATTGTCTCCTTGGTATTTATCTTTGTGGGCTTACCTGATCTATATATTACTTATTATGTTTGTTGCATATATCGTATGGGTTATCATCCTAAAGAGATATAAGAATAAACACCTGCAAAAAATAAGACAGAGAGAAGCCGAAAGACTACAAACCATAAATCAGGAATTACAAAGTGAAATAGAGAAAAAAGATGCGGAAATCTTCGACCAGACTTCATTTACTATCCAAAAGAATGAGATTATACTGTCTATAAAAGAAGTGATTGATGAGTTCTGTCTTTCAAGTGATAATAAAACTTTGAAGCTTTTATATCAGAAGGTATTGCCTATCTTAAACAATAATTTGGAGGATGATAACGATTGGAAAATCTTATTGATAAAATTTGAACAGAAACACACTAATTTCTTCAAGAAATTGAAGATTCTATATCCCGAACTCACCCCCAACGACCTTAAACTTTGCGCATGTTTGAAGCTAAATCTCGAGACAAAAGACATTGCCTCTCTTATGAATTTATCGACGAGATCGGTCGAAAACAATCGTTATAGACTGAGAAAGAAACTTAACCTCAGGTCTACACAGAATCTAAATGATTTTATTTTAAATCTCGATTAA